Proteins found in one Homalodisca vitripennis isolate AUS2020 chromosome 4, UT_GWSS_2.1, whole genome shotgun sequence genomic segment:
- the LOC124359603 gene encoding ras-like GTP-binding protein RhoL: protein MAAVEKNGTAATAAVSRIRPLKITAVGDGMVGKTCMLITYTSQQFPTEYVPTVFDNYADNITVDGQEYNMTLWDTAGQEDYERLRPLSYPNTDCFLLCYSVGSRSSFENILSKWHPEIKHHCANVPIVLVATKTDLRNDDGDTISTSEGKKLKRKIKASRLMECSAKNGEGLDEIFIEAVRSVVNKTKRKQCVYL from the exons ATGGCGGCGGTCGAGAAGAATGGAACAGCAGCGACCGCGGCAGTGTCGCGTATCCGGCCACTCAAGATCACCGCAGTAGGCGACGGCATGGTCGGCAAGACCTGCATGCTCATCACCTACACCTCTCAGCAGTTCCCCACCGAGTATGTGCCTACAGT ATTTGACAACTACGCTGACAACATCACTGTGGATGGCCAGGAGTACAATATGACGCTGTGGGATACAGCTGGTCAAGAGGACTACGAGAGGCTTAGACCACTCTCATACCCTAAT ACTGATTGCTTCCTGTTATGTTACTCTGTGGGCAGCCGCAGCTCGTTTGAGAATATCCTCAGCAAGTGGCATCCTGAGATTAAACACCACTGTGCTAATGTCCCTATAGTTCTAGTCG CAACAAAAACTGATTTGAGGAATGACGATGGTGACACCATATCAACTTCAGAAGGGAAAAAACTCAAGAGGAAGATAAAAGCATCAAGACTGATGGAATGCTCAGCCAAGAATGGAGAAGGGCTCGACGAAATCTTTATTGAAGCTGTGAGAAGTGTAGTTAACAAAACAAAACGGAAGCAATGTGTGTACCTGTAA